One window from the genome of Candidatus Binataceae bacterium encodes:
- a CDS encoding FUSC family protein — MNSSPAQTTPLSLPPVIRAGRRLRRLLALQWRGLCRTLRGFEHLLAEELRPSPGRLTAALRSAVILALGAGLMAAMGIDGPNGPYILNGLVGSPAAMTASSAAILSVSQALAAGSSLPIIGVLVEAPWLMVAFFALIAVILSYAMMGPLSAGKWLYVEISFLNTFFLMVFNPTNSGWAVAYTLAGGLVSFALLLLCDQWLWPVSAQRTLLAVLARDLARLGGRLALAGRHYLDPAQPLPRSTVASRLPLHLNLLATAVSEGLPPDREAILTAAVTLAARLEIEVERVLVIASEAGPTHLRTALTGQLRTMLDALDHAMARHVEHLERGLDGTPDEALAAAVAQDAAALEQLLSSQQELLADRRLGPEASNRSAFVVGMRRLVRLLERAPDAPPIAVSANARPPVNRLLPLNRAQLAHAIKVAAAMTVGFLVVITSNHAELDTVSLTVMICALPSYGATLRKMNLRLAGAALGGALAIAAMQVVSPNSETLGVYILALFAGTVGSFYAGQSSPRLAYMGKQIGVTFILAYVGLSPAANVYTPLWRIWGVFLGVAIVGLVFLVLSPDYAARSMVTRVRRLLQTSLELLPNHVAAHHLTEADIEGKVFEMVRLFVELLGVVDDARLEGTRSGIYPDQVVHACGTLRRICYRVGDLAKWRLAYPNISSMSMAVMAEFEEALRERLNYWLRYLDCVIIGPRQLHFPKPQTPAPDVLVQRLATLERHFSGPGLNEIDSWPVLAKTSLLAQVESCGRLVVLANEMDEQLSRVARRWV, encoded by the coding sequence GTGAACTCTTCGCCCGCGCAAACCACGCCCCTTTCACTCCCGCCCGTTATCCGCGCCGGACGGCGGCTGCGCCGCCTTTTGGCGCTACAATGGCGTGGCCTTTGCCGGACGTTGCGCGGATTCGAGCACCTGCTGGCCGAGGAGTTGCGCCCAAGCCCGGGGCGGCTTACAGCGGCGCTGCGCAGCGCGGTTATCCTCGCGCTGGGGGCGGGTCTAATGGCTGCGATGGGCATCGACGGCCCCAACGGTCCATATATTCTCAACGGACTGGTGGGCAGCCCCGCGGCAATGACGGCCAGCAGCGCGGCAATTTTAAGCGTCAGCCAGGCGCTGGCAGCCGGCTCCTCACTGCCGATTATCGGGGTGCTGGTCGAGGCGCCATGGCTGATGGTCGCCTTCTTTGCCCTGATAGCCGTGATCCTCAGTTACGCGATGATGGGACCACTGTCGGCGGGCAAGTGGCTTTACGTTGAAATCTCCTTCCTCAATACCTTCTTTCTGATGGTCTTCAACCCAACCAACAGTGGCTGGGCGGTTGCCTACACCCTGGCCGGCGGCTTGGTCTCCTTCGCCCTCCTGCTGCTATGCGATCAATGGCTATGGCCAGTATCGGCACAGCGGACTTTGCTTGCGGTCCTGGCGCGGGACTTGGCTCGCTTGGGCGGTCGCTTGGCACTGGCCGGACGCCATTATCTGGACCCTGCCCAGCCGCTTCCCCGCTCCACCGTAGCCTCGCGTCTGCCACTCCATCTCAATCTGCTGGCCACGGCGGTGAGCGAGGGCCTGCCACCCGATCGCGAAGCGATTCTGACCGCTGCTGTGACGCTTGCGGCGCGGTTGGAAATCGAGGTCGAGCGGGTCCTGGTAATCGCCTCCGAAGCCGGGCCCACGCACCTGCGGACAGCGCTGACGGGCCAGTTGCGCACCATGCTCGACGCTTTGGATCACGCGATGGCACGCCATGTCGAGCATCTGGAGCGCGGGCTGGACGGTACCCCAGACGAGGCGCTCGCGGCAGCCGTAGCCCAAGACGCCGCGGCGCTTGAGCAGTTGCTATCAAGCCAGCAAGAGCTACTGGCCGACCGCCGGCTGGGGCCCGAAGCCAGCAATCGCAGCGCCTTCGTGGTGGGTATGCGCCGGTTGGTGCGATTGCTTGAGCGCGCCCCCGATGCTCCGCCCATCGCCGTGAGCGCAAACGCCAGGCCACCGGTCAATCGGCTGCTTCCCCTCAATCGCGCTCAACTGGCGCATGCGATCAAAGTCGCCGCCGCGATGACGGTGGGCTTTCTCGTCGTCATCACCAGCAATCATGCCGAGTTGGATACGGTATCGCTCACGGTGATGATCTGCGCGCTGCCCAGTTACGGCGCGACTCTGCGCAAGATGAACCTGCGCTTGGCGGGCGCGGCGCTGGGCGGAGCGTTGGCGATCGCGGCGATGCAAGTGGTCTCGCCCAACAGCGAGACCCTGGGGGTATATATTCTGGCTCTCTTCGCGGGCACAGTGGGAAGCTTTTACGCCGGCCAATCCAGCCCACGCCTGGCATATATGGGCAAGCAGATTGGAGTAACCTTCATCCTTGCCTATGTGGGGCTGAGCCCGGCCGCCAACGTTTACACCCCGCTTTGGCGAATCTGGGGCGTGTTTCTGGGGGTCGCCATCGTGGGGCTGGTATTCCTGGTCCTGAGCCCCGATTATGCCGCCCGCTCGATGGTGACGCGGGTGCGCCGCTTGCTCCAGACTAGCCTTGAATTGCTGCCCAATCACGTTGCAGCCCATCATCTCACTGAAGCCGATATCGAAGGCAAGGTCTTCGAGATGGTTCGACTATTCGTTGAATTGTTGGGCGTGGTCGACGACGCCCGGCTGGAGGGGACGCGCAGCGGAATCTATCCTGATCAGGTAGTCCACGCCTGCGGCACTCTGCGCCGCATCTGCTATCGGGTAGGCGACCTCGCCAAATGGCGGCTGGCTTATCCCAACATCTCCTCGATGAGCATGGCTGTGATGGCTGAATTCGAGGAGGCTCTGCGCGAACGGCTGAATTATTGGCTACGCTACCTGGACTGCGTAATCATCGGCCCGCGCCAGCTCCACTTTCCCAAGCCCCAAACCCCCGCCCCTGATGTATTGGTCCAGCGCTTGGCCACATTGGAACGCCATTTCTCGGGGCCGGGTCTCAATGAAATCGACTCTTGGCCAGTGCTAGCCAAGACTTCCTTGTTGGCGCAAGTCGAATCCTGCGGGCGACTAGTGGTCCTCGCCAACGAAATGGACGAGCAACTGTCCCGGGTGGCGCGACGCTGGGTTTAG
- a CDS encoding cellulose binding domain-containing protein, giving the protein MHRRILGAILALGLIATFCAHARAANSGLSVLYTTQSTAPISSQAVPWFQIVNAGTSPINLSQVTIRYWLTNAQGMAQQFNCDWAQVGCGNLSGRFVPLAQRLSSPE; this is encoded by the coding sequence ATGCACCGACGGATACTGGGCGCAATACTCGCGCTGGGATTGATTGCCACCTTTTGTGCTCACGCGCGCGCGGCCAATAGCGGCCTGAGCGTGCTTTACACTACTCAATCGACGGCACCGATCAGCTCGCAAGCGGTGCCATGGTTCCAGATCGTCAACGCGGGTACCAGTCCCATCAATCTAAGCCAGGTGACGATTCGTTATTGGCTGACCAACGCCCAAGGTATGGCGCAGCAATTCAATTGCGATTGGGCGCAAGTGGGATGCGGCAATTTGAGCGGCCGCTTCGTGCCGTTGGCCCAACGATTGTCCTCGCCTGAGTGA
- a CDS encoding 4a-hydroxytetrahydrobiopterin dehydratase has product MAQLSNEAIERGLNALPGWKLHDGAIAKQFRCSGFAAAMALVNWVAWQAEAADHHPDILINYNRVTFTCSTHSEGGVTDKDLALAAAIERSAQAAQAS; this is encoded by the coding sequence ATGGCACAGCTCAGTAACGAAGCGATCGAGCGCGGTCTAAACGCGCTCCCGGGCTGGAAGTTGCACGACGGCGCCATCGCCAAACAGTTCCGTTGCTCCGGTTTTGCAGCGGCGATGGCACTGGTCAACTGGGTCGCTTGGCAGGCCGAAGCCGCCGACCATCATCCCGATATCCTGATCAACTACAATCGCGTCACCTTCACCTGCTCCACCCACAGCGAAGGCGGGGTTACCGACAAAGACCTGGCCCTGGCGGCCGCCATCGAGCGATCGGCGCAGGCAGCTCAAGCGTCGTAG